A genome region from Bacteroides stercoris ATCC 43183 includes the following:
- the sppA gene encoding signal peptide peptidase SppA produces the protein MKDFLKFTLATVTGIVISSVVLFFISILVVFSMVSSSESETQVRKNSVMMLDLNGTLAERSQENPLDLIMKDDYKTYGLDDILSSIKKAKENEDIKGIYIQATSLGAGFASLEEIRNALKDFKESGKFVVAYGDAYTQGLYYLSSVADKVLLNPQGMLEWRGLAATPMFFKDLLEKVGVEMQVFKVGTYKSAVEPFISTEMSAANREQINVYLSSIWGQITSAVAESRNLSVEALNKEADRMLMFYPAEESVKNGLVDTLIYKNDVRDYLKNLAGIDKDDNMPILGIQDMINVKKNVPRDKSGNVIAVYYAYGEIDGGSSASTDEGINSEKVIKDLRKLKDNENVKAVVLRVNSPGGSAYGSEQIWYAVNQLKKEKPVIVSMGDYAASGGYYISCNADTIVAEPTTLTGSIGIFGMMPNAKGLTEKLGVNFDVVKTNPYADFGNLTRPMNDGEKGLMQMYVNNGYELFLTRCSDGRGISMEELDKIAQGRVWTGSTAKELGLVDELGGLDKALEIAIAKAGVDAYTVMSYPKKEGFLESLMNTNPGNYIKGRMLNGKMSDMYRQFSIIENFDKIDRIQARVPFELNIQ, from the coding sequence ATGAAAGATTTCTTGAAATTTACGCTCGCCACCGTAACCGGTATTGTTATATCGAGCGTTGTGTTGTTTTTCATCAGTATTCTCGTAGTTTTCAGTATGGTTTCATCCTCGGAATCGGAAACGCAAGTACGTAAGAACTCCGTCATGATGCTGGACTTGAACGGTACACTGGCCGAACGCAGCCAGGAAAACCCACTGGACCTTATTATGAAGGATGATTACAAGACATACGGACTGGACGATATCCTCTCTTCCATTAAGAAAGCGAAAGAGAACGAGGATATCAAAGGTATTTATATTCAGGCTACTTCACTGGGAGCGGGGTTCGCCTCGCTGGAAGAGATTCGCAATGCTCTGAAAGACTTCAAGGAATCGGGTAAGTTTGTCGTGGCCTACGGTGATGCCTATACGCAGGGGTTATACTACCTGTCCAGCGTGGCCGATAAAGTTCTGCTGAACCCGCAAGGTATGCTCGAATGGCGGGGACTGGCAGCTACTCCTATGTTCTTCAAGGATTTATTAGAGAAAGTGGGCGTGGAGATGCAGGTGTTTAAGGTGGGTACATACAAATCGGCAGTAGAACCGTTTATCTCCACCGAAATGAGTGCAGCCAACCGCGAGCAGATAAATGTATACCTGTCGTCCATTTGGGGACAGATTACGAGCGCCGTTGCCGAATCGCGCAACCTGTCCGTAGAGGCATTGAACAAGGAAGCCGACCGCATGCTGATGTTTTACCCCGCAGAGGAAAGCGTGAAGAACGGGTTGGTGGACACCTTAATATATAAGAATGATGTACGCGACTACCTGAAAAACCTGGCAGGCATCGACAAGGACGACAACATGCCGATACTGGGCATTCAGGACATGATAAACGTGAAAAAGAACGTGCCCAGAGACAAGAGCGGAAACGTAATTGCCGTATATTATGCGTATGGTGAGATTGACGGCGGTTCGTCCGCCTCTACCGACGAGGGTATCAACTCCGAAAAGGTTATCAAAGACCTGCGTAAGCTGAAAGATAATGAAAATGTAAAAGCCGTAGTGCTGCGTGTGAACTCTCCGGGCGGCAGCGCATACGGTTCCGAACAGATATGGTACGCCGTAAACCAACTGAAAAAGGAGAAACCGGTAATCGTATCCATGGGCGATTATGCCGCATCGGGCGGTTACTACATCTCCTGCAACGCCGATACCATCGTTGCCGAACCTACCACACTGACCGGCTCTATCGGCATCTTCGGAATGATGCCCAACGCCAAAGGGCTGACGGAGAAACTGGGTGTGAACTTCGACGTAGTAAAGACCAACCCGTATGCCGACTTCGGCAACCTGACCCGCCCCATGAACGACGGTGAAAAGGGATTGATGCAGATGTATGTCAACAACGGCTACGAACTCTTCCTGACCCGCTGCTCCGACGGACGCGGCATCAGTATGGAAGAATTGGACAAGATAGCGCAAGGCCGTGTATGGACCGGAAGCACCGCCAAAGAACTGGGACTGGTGGACGAATTGGGCGGCCTGGACAAGGCGTTGGAGATTGCCATTGCAAAAGCAGGTGTAGACGCTTACACCGTAATGAGTTATCCGAAGAAAGAGGGTTTCTTGGAAAGCCTGATGAATACGAATCCCGGAAATTATATCAAGGGTCGCATGCTGAACGGCAAAATGAGCGATATGTACCGTCAGTTCAGCATCATCGAGAACTTCGACAAGATAGACCGCATACAGGCACGCGTACCGTTTGAACTGAACATACAATAA